Proteins encoded by one window of Streptococcus sanguinis:
- the gshAB gene encoding bifunctional glutamate--cysteine ligase GshA/glutathione synthetase GshB → MTINQLLQKLDTSSPILQATFGLERENLRVTADGHLAQTAHPSQLGSRNFHPTIQTDFSEQQLELITPIAHSTKEARRLLGAISDVAGRSIDQSERLWPLSMPPQLTEEEIVIARLENEYERHYREGLAKKYSKKLQAISGIHYNMELGKDLVTALFQASSHHSLKDFKNDLYLKLARNFLRFRWILTYLYGAAPLAEAGFYSQDIPQPIRSFRNSDYGYVNDENIQVSYASLEQYVTDIENYVQSGELSAEKEFYSAVRFRGQKHNRAYLEHGITYLEFRCFDLNPFDHLGISQETLDTVHLFLLSLLWLDDVENVDTALKAAHDLNQKIACSHPLTALPDEAGSSALLQAMEDLIQHFELPTYYQSLFEQLKEALLNPQLTLSGQLLPHIHQDSLMPFGLEKAEKYHRYAWTAPYALKGYENMELSTQMLLFDAIQKGLNVEILDENDQFLKLWYGHHVEYVKNGNMTSKDNYVIPLAMANKTVTKKILAAADFPVPAGAEFSSLEDGLAYYPLIKDRQIVVKPKSTNFGLGISIFQEPASLEAYGKALEIAFSEDAAVLVEEFIAGTEYRFFVLDGQCQAVLLRVAANVVGDGQHTVRELIAIKNDNPLRGRDHRSPLEIIELGDIELLMLDQQGYGPDDILPAGVKVDLRRNSNISTGGDSIDVTDSMHPSYKELAADMAKAMGAWACGVDLIIPDSSAISTEENPNCTCIELNFNPSMYMHTYCAEGPGQSITPKILAKLFPEMD, encoded by the coding sequence ATGACGATTAATCAATTACTGCAGAAACTGGATACATCAAGCCCTATTCTCCAAGCGACCTTTGGTCTGGAGAGGGAAAATCTGCGGGTGACAGCTGACGGGCACTTAGCTCAAACTGCTCATCCGAGTCAGCTTGGTTCCCGCAATTTCCACCCGACCATCCAAACAGACTTCAGCGAGCAACAACTAGAACTAATTACACCTATTGCTCACTCGACTAAGGAAGCACGACGCTTACTGGGAGCTATCAGCGATGTAGCAGGTCGCTCGATTGACCAGAGTGAACGTCTCTGGCCTCTGTCCATGCCACCACAGCTGACTGAAGAAGAGATTGTCATCGCCCGTCTGGAAAACGAATACGAACGCCACTATCGAGAGGGTTTAGCGAAAAAATATAGCAAAAAACTACAGGCCATCTCTGGCATCCACTACAACATGGAGCTAGGAAAAGATCTGGTCACTGCTCTCTTTCAAGCCAGCTCCCACCATTCACTCAAGGACTTTAAAAATGACCTCTATCTCAAGCTAGCGCGAAACTTTCTGCGTTTCCGCTGGATTTTAACCTATCTCTACGGGGCAGCCCCTTTGGCAGAAGCTGGCTTCTACAGTCAGGACATTCCCCAGCCTATCCGCTCTTTTCGTAACAGCGACTATGGCTATGTCAATGACGAGAATATTCAGGTGTCCTACGCTTCTTTGGAGCAATATGTAACTGATATTGAAAACTATGTTCAGTCAGGCGAGCTCAGCGCTGAAAAAGAATTTTACTCAGCCGTTCGCTTCCGTGGACAGAAGCACAATCGCGCCTATCTGGAGCATGGAATTACTTACCTGGAGTTTCGTTGCTTTGACCTCAATCCTTTTGACCATTTAGGCATTAGCCAAGAGACCTTAGATACTGTCCATCTCTTTTTACTGAGCCTACTCTGGCTGGATGATGTAGAAAATGTGGATACGGCATTAAAAGCCGCCCACGACTTGAACCAAAAAATCGCATGTAGCCACCCGCTGACTGCCCTTCCAGATGAGGCAGGTAGCTCAGCCCTGCTCCAAGCCATGGAAGACCTCATCCAGCATTTTGAACTGCCGACATACTACCAAAGCTTGTTTGAGCAGCTTAAGGAGGCACTTCTGAATCCTCAGCTAACCCTATCTGGTCAGCTCCTGCCTCATATTCATCAGGATTCCTTAATGCCCTTTGGACTAGAAAAAGCAGAGAAATATCACCGCTACGCTTGGACTGCTCCTTATGCCCTCAAAGGATACGAAAATATGGAACTGTCCACCCAGATGCTGCTCTTTGATGCGATTCAAAAGGGGCTGAATGTCGAAATCTTAGATGAAAATGACCAATTTCTCAAGCTTTGGTATGGCCACCATGTGGAATATGTCAAGAACGGCAATATGACCTCCAAGGATAACTATGTCATCCCTCTGGCTATGGCCAATAAAACCGTCACCAAAAAGATTTTGGCTGCAGCTGACTTTCCTGTTCCGGCTGGAGCAGAATTTTCTTCCCTAGAGGATGGACTGGCCTATTACCCTTTGATTAAGGACCGACAAATTGTCGTCAAACCCAAGTCAACCAACTTCGGACTGGGCATCTCCATCTTCCAAGAACCAGCTAGCTTGGAAGCTTATGGCAAGGCTTTAGAGATTGCTTTTTCAGAAGACGCTGCTGTATTAGTGGAGGAATTCATCGCTGGAACGGAGTACCGTTTCTTTGTCTTAGACGGTCAGTGCCAAGCTGTCCTCTTGCGAGTAGCAGCCAATGTCGTCGGAGACGGTCAGCATACTGTGAGAGAATTGATTGCCATCAAAAATGACAATCCGCTGCGGGGCCGAGATCATCGTTCACCGCTTGAAATCATTGAACTGGGCGACATTGAACTGCTCATGCTGGACCAGCAAGGCTATGGACCAGATGATATCCTGCCTGCTGGAGTCAAGGTTGACTTGCGGCGCAATTCCAACATTTCTACTGGTGGAGACTCGATTGACGTCACAGACAGCATGCACCCATCTTATAAGGAACTTGCTGCTGACATGGCAAAAGCTATGGGAGCTTGGGCTTGTGGCGTTGACCTTATCATCCCTGACAGCTCTGCCATTTCCACAGAGGAAAATCCCAACTGTACCTGCATCGAGCTCAACTTCAACCCCTCTATGTATATGCACACCTATTGTGCTGAGGGACCGGGACAGAGCATCACCCCTAAAATATTGGCCAAACTTTTCCCAGAAATGGACTGA
- a CDS encoding adenylosuccinate synthase, whose product MTSVVVVGTQWGDEGKGKITDFLSANAEVIARYQGGDNAGHTIVIDGKKYKLHLIPSGIFFPEKISVIGNGMVVNPKSLVKELNYLHEEGVTTDNLRISDRAHVILPYHIELDRLQEEAKGDNKIGTTIKGIGPAYMDKAARVGIRIADLLDKDIFRERLERNLAEKNRLFEKLYDSTAISFDDIFEEYYEYGQQIKQYVTDTSVILNDALDQGKRVLFEGAQGVMLDIDQGTYPFVTSSNPVAGGVTIGSGVGPSKIDKVVGVCKAYTSRVGDGPFPTELFDEVGDRIRDIGHEYGTTTGRPRRVGWFDSVVMRHSRRVSGITNLSLNSIDVLSGLDTVKICVAYDLDGQRIDHYPASLEQLKRCKPIYEELPGWSEDITSVRSLEELPENARNYVRRVSELVGVRISTFSVGPGREQTNILESVWSNL is encoded by the coding sequence ATGACATCAGTAGTTGTTGTAGGAACCCAGTGGGGGGATGAAGGAAAAGGGAAGATTACAGACTTCCTTTCAGCCAATGCCGAAGTGATTGCCCGCTATCAGGGTGGTGACAATGCCGGACACACTATCGTGATTGACGGCAAGAAGTACAAGCTGCACCTGATTCCGTCAGGGATTTTCTTCCCAGAAAAAATCTCTGTCATTGGAAATGGAATGGTGGTCAATCCCAAATCTCTGGTCAAAGAATTGAACTACCTGCATGAAGAGGGTGTGACGACGGATAACCTTCGCATCTCTGATCGAGCGCATGTCATCCTGCCTTACCATATCGAGCTGGATCGTCTGCAGGAAGAAGCAAAAGGTGACAATAAAATCGGAACAACAATCAAGGGAATCGGCCCTGCCTATATGGACAAGGCTGCTCGTGTCGGTATCCGCATTGCTGACCTTTTGGATAAAGATATTTTCAGAGAGCGCTTGGAGCGGAATCTAGCTGAGAAGAACCGCCTCTTTGAGAAATTGTACGATAGTACAGCAATCAGCTTTGATGATATTTTTGAAGAATACTATGAATATGGACAGCAAATAAAGCAGTATGTGACCGATACTTCTGTTATCCTCAACGATGCGCTGGATCAGGGCAAGCGAGTGCTCTTTGAAGGGGCTCAAGGGGTTATGCTGGATATTGACCAAGGTACTTATCCATTTGTAACTTCATCTAATCCGGTTGCGGGGGGAGTCACCATCGGTTCTGGAGTTGGTCCGAGCAAGATTGACAAGGTAGTTGGTGTCTGCAAGGCCTACACCAGTCGGGTCGGAGATGGACCATTCCCAACAGAGCTTTTCGATGAAGTTGGTGACCGCATTCGTGATATCGGCCACGAATATGGCACCACCACCGGTCGTCCGCGTCGGGTAGGCTGGTTTGACTCTGTTGTCATGCGCCATAGCCGCCGTGTATCAGGGATTACCAATCTTTCGCTTAACTCCATCGATGTTTTGAGCGGTCTGGATACAGTGAAAATCTGTGTAGCCTATGACTTGGATGGGCAGCGAATTGACCATTACCCAGCTAGTCTGGAACAGCTCAAGCGTTGCAAGCCGATTTACGAAGAGCTGCCAGGCTGGTCAGAGGACATCACCAGTGTCCGCAGTCTGGAAGAATTGCCAGAAAACGCCCGCAACTATGTTCGCCGAGTGAGTGAGTTGGTTGGTGTTCGTATTTCTACCTTCTCAGTCGGTCCTGGCCGCGAGCAGACCAATATCTTGGAAAGCGTCTGGTCTAATTTATAA
- the tadA gene encoding tRNA adenosine(34) deaminase TadA produces MMNYTIEEKEDFMREALKEAEIALAHDEIPIGCVLVKEGKIIGRGHNAREELQRAVMHAEIMAIEEANRHENSWRLLDTTLFVTIEPCVMCSGAIGLARIPHVVYGAANQKFGAAGSLYDILTDERLNHRVEVETGVLQEDCAQIMQDFFRNRRQK; encoded by the coding sequence ATGATGAACTATACGATTGAAGAAAAAGAAGATTTTATGCGGGAAGCTTTGAAGGAAGCGGAGATTGCTCTGGCTCATGATGAAATTCCCATCGGCTGTGTCTTGGTCAAAGAAGGTAAGATTATCGGACGCGGTCACAATGCACGTGAGGAGCTGCAGCGGGCTGTTATGCATGCGGAAATTATGGCTATTGAAGAGGCGAATCGGCATGAAAATAGCTGGCGCTTGCTGGATACAACGCTTTTTGTGACCATTGAGCCCTGTGTCATGTGTAGCGGAGCGATCGGTCTAGCGCGCATTCCTCACGTTGTCTATGGAGCAGCAAATCAAAAGTTTGGAGCAGCTGGCAGCCTTTATGATATTTTGACAGATGAGCGACTTAACCACCGTGTAGAAGTGGAGACAGGTGTCCTCCAAGAAGACTGTGCTCAAATCATGCAAGATTTTTTTAGAAATCGTCGCCAAAAGTAA
- a CDS encoding glucose-6-phosphate isomerase, producing the protein MTHIKFDYSKVLDKFVAPHELDYMQPQVTAADSALRNGTGPGAEMTGWLNLPEEYDKDEFARIQKAAAKIQSDSEVLIVIGIGGSYLGARAAIDFLNNSFANLQSKEERKAPQILYAGNSISSSYLADLVDYVSDKDFSVNVISKSGTTTEPAIAFRVFKELLVKKYGQEEANKRIYATTDRAKGAVKVEADANGWDTFVVPDSVGGRFTVLTAVGLLPIAAAGADISKLMEGANAARKAYASDKLAENEAYQYAVVRNILYRKGYLTEVLANYEPSLQYFSEWWKQLAGESEGKDQKGIYPTSANFSTDLHSLGQFIQEGTRILFETVIRVDKPRKNVLIPELAEDLDGLGYLQGKDVDFVNKKATDGVLLAHTDGGVPNMFVTLPEQDEFTLGYTIYFFELAIALSGYLNGINPFDQPGVEAYKKNMFALLGKPGFEELGAELNARL; encoded by the coding sequence ATGACACATATTAAATTTGACTACTCAAAGGTATTAGATAAATTTGTAGCACCACATGAACTAGATTATATGCAGCCTCAAGTGACTGCAGCAGATTCTGCTCTGCGAAATGGTACAGGTCCTGGGGCAGAAATGACTGGCTGGTTGAACTTGCCTGAAGAATATGACAAAGATGAATTTGCTCGTATTCAAAAGGCTGCTGCTAAAATCCAATCTGATAGTGAGGTATTGATCGTAATCGGTATTGGTGGTTCCTATTTAGGAGCTCGTGCAGCTATTGATTTCTTGAATAATTCATTTGCAAACTTGCAAAGCAAAGAAGAACGCAAGGCACCTCAGATCCTCTATGCTGGAAACTCTATCTCTTCAAGCTATTTGGCTGATTTGGTAGACTATGTATCAGACAAAGATTTCTCTGTCAATGTTATTTCTAAGTCAGGAACAACAACAGAGCCTGCTATTGCTTTCCGTGTCTTCAAGGAACTCTTGGTTAAGAAGTATGGTCAGGAAGAAGCAAATAAACGGATTTATGCAACTACAGACCGCGCTAAAGGTGCAGTTAAGGTTGAAGCAGATGCTAATGGCTGGGATACTTTTGTAGTGCCTGATAGTGTAGGTGGTCGTTTTACAGTATTGACAGCAGTGGGACTCTTGCCAATCGCAGCTGCAGGGGCTGATATCAGCAAGTTGATGGAAGGAGCAAATGCTGCTCGCAAGGCTTATGCTTCTGATAAGTTGGCTGAAAATGAAGCATATCAATATGCAGTTGTACGCAATATCTTGTACCGTAAAGGTTATCTGACAGAAGTTCTAGCTAACTACGAACCATCTTTGCAATACTTCTCAGAATGGTGGAAGCAATTGGCTGGTGAGTCAGAAGGTAAAGACCAAAAAGGTATCTACCCAACTTCAGCCAACTTCTCAACAGACCTGCACTCTTTGGGGCAATTTATTCAAGAAGGAACTCGTATCCTCTTTGAAACAGTTATTCGTGTAGATAAGCCTCGCAAAAATGTGTTGATTCCTGAATTAGCAGAAGACTTGGATGGCCTTGGCTATCTGCAAGGAAAAGATGTTGACTTTGTCAATAAGAAAGCAACAGATGGAGTGCTGTTAGCTCACACAGACGGCGGAGTGCCAAATATGTTTGTGACCCTGCCTGAGCAAGATGAGTTCACTTTGGGCTATACTATTTACTTCTTTGAGTTAGCTATTGCTCTTTCTGGCTACCTGAATGGTATCAATCCATTTGACCAGCCAGGAGTTGAGGCTTATAAGAAAAACATGTTTGCTCTTCTTGGGAAACCAGGCTTTGAAGAGCTGGGTGCTGAGTTGAATGCACGCCTTTGA
- a CDS encoding SDR family oxidoreductase, which produces MNDWLDIKGKTVLVTGASSGIGKAIVEELLELGVNVANFDLSDNDLRHPNLLFVKVDVTSRSEVEAGVAKIVERFGNIDAVVNNAGINVPRLLIDAENPKGPYELDDETFEKVTMINQKGLYLVSQAVGRILVKNGKGVIVNMASEAGLEGSEGQSAYAATKAAVYSYTRSWAKELGKHGVRVVGIAPGIMEATGLRTLSYEEALAYTRGKTVEDIRAGYASTSTTPLGRSGKLREVADLVAFYISDRSSYITGVTTNIAGGKTRG; this is translated from the coding sequence ATGAATGATTGGTTAGACATAAAAGGCAAAACAGTTCTTGTGACGGGTGCGTCATCTGGGATTGGTAAGGCAATCGTTGAAGAATTGCTGGAATTAGGTGTCAATGTAGCGAATTTTGACCTTAGCGACAACGATTTGCGTCACCCGAATCTATTATTTGTAAAAGTTGATGTAACTTCTCGCTCTGAAGTAGAAGCAGGAGTCGCTAAAATAGTTGAAAGATTTGGCAATATTGATGCGGTAGTCAACAATGCAGGGATTAATGTCCCTAGATTATTAATCGATGCAGAAAATCCTAAAGGTCCTTACGAGTTGGACGATGAGACGTTCGAAAAAGTAACAATGATTAACCAAAAAGGTTTGTATTTGGTTAGTCAGGCAGTAGGACGTATTTTAGTGAAAAATGGGAAAGGTGTAATTGTGAACATGGCTTCAGAAGCAGGCTTGGAAGGTTCTGAAGGACAAAGTGCCTATGCTGCAACGAAAGCGGCAGTCTATAGTTACACTCGTTCATGGGCGAAAGAGCTTGGTAAACATGGTGTACGTGTGGTTGGAATTGCTCCAGGAATTATGGAAGCTACGGGTCTTCGAACTCTTTCTTATGAAGAAGCACTGGCATATACACGAGGAAAGACTGTAGAAGATATTCGAGCTGGTTATGCTTCAACTTCAACGACTCCATTGGGACGGAGTGGGAAACTACGGGAAGTAGCTGATCTTGTAGCGTTCTATATTTCAGACCGTTCTAGCTATATAACAGGTGTCACTACAAATATTGCCGGAGGTAAAACTCGCGGTTAA
- a CDS encoding BglG family transcription antiterminator, whose product MVSQPTYSLLDMRSELDISLQTLQKSIQQLNDVLSPNIQIIVQDDQLMLEVYDYTELERILSGSLKQESDFNSSSKRIAYLLKRLIESTSPLLIDDLAEEVGVSRSTLNKDLKQVKSLAESYSITISGKPNRGLEVLGSELNLRLLYIHQVAPYFEGRTLTEATSSFLETLVQDYKIPKETQELLRKTISIMVERIHTSRVLNCPIPYYRNDLTETPLAEKLIYHIEMTYKISLSQFEIDFLCFPFNVRFIDTLSKTSYQSEQLAKIFQGIVKKVKETMLVHFDDEELFEEIKSHLGPLINRLIFHVQANDIFHGEVQTQYPFAFEMAKIAGEELSAIFGSELELSEIGYLALYFEMILRKQNSAVKGSRKQIAVVCTTGRGTAAMIIQQLRRVLGNDVDITQYSEEDFNVDLNQDYFAIFTTVPLKYKDSKSPVIQVNHLFDDQWLQEEWQRANAFHQKNLETVSLRFLRLSPQKTYQQYLLNMVAELGKLQMIDEGFRERIIDREKKQSTIFGGGIAFPHTINQGYAKTILMFGKLEEPYKKGDEWIEFIFLVAIPSEIETKMESELLELYDDIFRIAGEPSLKEALRAVETETEFLSFSKSKGVF is encoded by the coding sequence ATGGTCTCGCAGCCAACTTATTCCTTGTTAGATATGCGCTCAGAACTGGATATTAGCTTGCAAACCTTGCAAAAGAGTATCCAACAATTAAATGATGTTTTGTCTCCTAATATCCAGATTATCGTACAAGATGATCAGTTAATGTTAGAAGTGTATGACTATACAGAGTTGGAAAGGATTTTATCTGGTAGTTTAAAACAGGAGAGTGACTTCAATTCTTCCAGTAAAAGAATTGCCTATTTGCTAAAACGTTTAATTGAGTCAACCTCCCCTCTTCTTATTGACGACTTGGCTGAGGAAGTAGGTGTTAGTAGAAGTACCCTTAATAAGGATTTAAAACAAGTAAAATCTTTGGCAGAGAGTTACTCTATCACTATTTCAGGAAAGCCCAACCGTGGGCTGGAGGTCTTGGGGAGCGAGCTGAATTTGCGCTTGCTCTATATTCACCAAGTGGCTCCTTACTTTGAAGGAAGGACACTCACTGAGGCAACATCTTCTTTTCTGGAGACGCTAGTTCAGGACTATAAAATCCCTAAAGAAACACAGGAACTCCTTCGAAAGACCATTTCAATTATGGTGGAGCGTATTCATACATCTAGAGTGTTGAATTGTCCTATTCCTTACTATAGGAATGATTTAACAGAGACACCTTTAGCTGAGAAATTAATCTATCATATTGAAATGACTTATAAGATTTCCCTCAGTCAGTTTGAGATAGACTTTTTGTGTTTTCCGTTTAATGTCCGTTTTATTGACACTTTAAGCAAGACATCTTATCAATCTGAACAGCTTGCAAAGATTTTTCAAGGGATTGTCAAGAAAGTCAAAGAAACAATGTTGGTTCACTTTGATGATGAAGAATTATTTGAAGAAATCAAATCTCATCTAGGCCCCTTAATCAATCGACTGATTTTCCATGTGCAAGCTAATGATATATTTCATGGCGAGGTTCAAACTCAATATCCTTTTGCTTTTGAAATGGCAAAAATAGCTGGAGAAGAACTATCTGCAATTTTTGGTTCTGAATTAGAATTATCCGAAATCGGATATCTGGCTTTGTATTTTGAAATGATTTTAAGAAAGCAAAATTCTGCTGTTAAGGGTTCTCGCAAGCAGATAGCTGTAGTTTGCACAACAGGAAGAGGAACAGCTGCGATGATTATTCAGCAACTCAGACGAGTCCTTGGAAATGATGTAGACATTACTCAGTATTCTGAAGAGGATTTTAATGTGGATTTGAATCAGGACTATTTCGCGATTTTTACGACAGTTCCTCTAAAATATAAAGATTCTAAATCTCCAGTCATTCAAGTTAATCATCTTTTTGATGATCAATGGCTGCAGGAAGAATGGCAGAGAGCCAATGCTTTTCATCAAAAAAATCTAGAAACAGTCAGCTTACGATTTCTTCGATTAAGCCCCCAAAAAACCTATCAGCAATACTTGCTAAATATGGTTGCAGAGTTAGGGAAACTTCAGATGATTGATGAAGGTTTTAGAGAACGGATAATTGATAGGGAGAAAAAGCAATCAACCATTTTTGGTGGAGGAATTGCCTTCCCCCATACAATTAACCAGGGTTATGCAAAGACTATTTTAATGTTTGGAAAGCTTGAAGAACCTTATAAAAAAGGAGATGAATGGATTGAATTTATCTTTCTAGTCGCTATTCCCTCAGAAATTGAAACAAAAATGGAAAGTGAATTACTGGAATTGTATGATGATATTTTTAGAATTGCAGGAGAGCCTTCTTTAAAAGAAGCATTGAGGGCTGTAGAAACAGAGACTGAGTTTCTATCATTTTCTAAGAGCAAAGGAGTATTTTAA
- a CDS encoding transcriptional regulator GutM — protein sequence MNSLIIFAVFVMAAYIFQMFLGWQQLKDFNKTYTMLRKLGRVAIGRKSGRIKSGTIVMFAVDENGRVLKASKMQGVTILARFQNMDDYVGEDIHYFDKYNPLVRKENKLMQSAIEDARKVYLWHEAGIEKETSSSDSFLGFGFYANYLQLSIKQLFKKNKKRSSL from the coding sequence ATGAATTCGCTAATAATTTTCGCTGTATTTGTCATGGCAGCTTATATATTTCAAATGTTCCTCGGCTGGCAGCAACTAAAAGACTTCAATAAGACCTATACGATGCTCCGAAAACTGGGGCGCGTAGCGATTGGCAGGAAGTCCGGAAGAATAAAATCCGGTACGATTGTCATGTTCGCGGTTGATGAAAACGGTCGGGTTCTTAAAGCTAGCAAAATGCAAGGAGTCACAATCTTAGCGCGTTTTCAAAATATGGACGATTATGTTGGAGAAGACATCCATTATTTTGACAAGTATAATCCTCTTGTGAGAAAAGAAAATAAGTTGATGCAATCAGCCATAGAAGATGCTAGAAAAGTCTATCTTTGGCATGAGGCAGGTATTGAGAAAGAGACAAGTTCATCTGATTCTTTTCTGGGATTCGGCTTTTATGCGAATTACTTACAATTATCTATTAAACAGTTATTTAAAAAAAATAAGAAAAGGAGTTCCTTATGA
- the srlA gene encoding PTS glucitol/sorbitol transporter subunit IIC, which yields MNHITKFAESFMKLFQLGGETFISWMTNIVPLVLMLLIAMNTLIAFLGEEKVNSLAKISAKNPVSRYMILPFISAFMLGNPMAISMGRFLPEYYKPSFVAAQMQFCHTSNGVFPHINPGELFVWMGIATGIQTLGLSQMDLAIRYMLVGIIMNFVGGWVTDFTTAYVAKQQGVTLSKTFD from the coding sequence ATGAATCACATTACAAAATTTGCAGAGAGTTTTATGAAACTCTTCCAATTAGGTGGAGAAACCTTTATTAGCTGGATGACAAATATTGTACCGCTTGTCTTAATGCTATTGATTGCAATGAATACCCTTATCGCTTTCTTGGGAGAAGAAAAGGTCAATTCCTTGGCTAAGATTTCTGCCAAAAATCCTGTTAGCCGTTATATGATTTTACCTTTCATTTCAGCCTTTATGCTGGGGAATCCGATGGCGATCAGTATGGGACGCTTCTTGCCAGAATATTATAAACCTAGTTTTGTAGCAGCTCAGATGCAGTTCTGCCATACTTCAAATGGTGTATTCCCACATATCAATCCTGGGGAATTGTTTGTATGGATGGGAATTGCGACAGGAATTCAAACTTTAGGTTTGAGTCAGATGGACTTGGCAATCCGTTACATGCTTGTAGGAATTATCATGAACTTTGTTGGTGGATGGGTAACAGATTTTACGACTGCCTATGTTGCAAAACAGCAAGGTGTTACCTTGAGTAAAACATTTGATTGA
- the srlE gene encoding PTS glucitol/sorbitol transporter subunit IIB, protein MSYKSIKVVKGNGGFGGPLVITPSEAKHKFIYITGGGEKPDIVDKIADLTGMEAVNGFKTSIPDEEIALAIVDCGGTLRCGIYPKKGIPTINIVATGKSGPLAQYITEEIYVSAVGLNQISAANENEKATTVVTEKPTYDTSKKITEQKAETSIVARIGMGAGKVVATFNQAAREAIQTMLNTIIPFMAFVSLLIGVIQGSGVGNWLAKLMVPLAGNIWGLILIGFICSLPFLSPLLGPGAVISQIIGTLIGVEIGKGNIPPQMALPAIFAINTQNGCDFIPVALGLSEAKSETVEVGVPSVLYSRFLNGVPRVLVAWIASIGLYQ, encoded by the coding sequence ATGTCATATAAGAGTATAAAAGTTGTTAAAGGAAATGGTGGTTTTGGAGGCCCTTTGGTCATTACACCTAGTGAGGCTAAGCATAAATTTATCTATATCACTGGCGGCGGAGAAAAGCCAGATATTGTAGATAAAATTGCTGATTTGACTGGTATGGAAGCTGTTAACGGATTTAAAACTTCTATCCCTGATGAGGAAATTGCTTTAGCAATCGTGGATTGCGGCGGTACTCTTCGCTGCGGTATTTATCCTAAAAAGGGGATCCCTACAATCAATATTGTCGCTACAGGGAAAAGTGGCCCTCTAGCACAATATATCACCGAGGAAATCTATGTGTCAGCAGTTGGCCTTAATCAAATTTCTGCTGCTAATGAAAACGAAAAAGCGACAACTGTGGTAACAGAAAAGCCAACTTATGATACTAGTAAAAAAATTACAGAGCAAAAAGCTGAAACAAGTATTGTAGCAAGAATTGGGATGGGCGCTGGGAAGGTCGTTGCGACTTTCAACCAGGCTGCTCGTGAAGCCATCCAAACAATGCTCAACACAATCATTCCTTTCATGGCCTTTGTTTCCTTGCTGATTGGGGTTATTCAAGGTTCAGGTGTTGGAAATTGGCTGGCAAAATTAATGGTTCCCCTAGCGGGGAACATCTGGGGACTCATTTTGATTGGCTTTATCTGTTCCTTGCCATTCCTATCTCCTTTGTTAGGCCCCGGAGCTGTTATCAGTCAGATTATCGGAACCTTAATTGGAGTCGAAATCGGAAAAGGGAATATTCCGCCCCAAATGGCTCTGCCAGCTATATTTGCTATCAACACTCAAAACGGTTGTGATTTCATTCCTGTAGCACTCGGTCTATCTGAAGCCAAGTCTGAAACAGTTGAGGTTGGTGTCCCTTCTGTGCTTTATTCACGCTTTCTCAATGGTGTTCCGCGGGTGCTAGTAGCTTGGATAGCTAGTATTGGTCTTTATCAATAG
- a CDS encoding PTS glucitol/sorbitol transporter subunit IIA, whose amino-acid sequence MKKIFEAKVIQVGPEAQNMIQDANMLILFGEEAPEDLAEYCFKIDNKNLLGSILEGGKLVVDNQEYSISSVGNVVEKNLTGLGHITISFDGSKEGSLPGTLHVAADQAVVIEKGSTIQIFEVAQLG is encoded by the coding sequence ATGAAGAAAATTTTTGAAGCTAAAGTAATTCAAGTGGGGCCTGAAGCTCAGAATATGATTCAAGATGCCAATATGCTCATTTTATTTGGAGAAGAAGCACCGGAAGATTTAGCAGAGTATTGTTTTAAGATTGATAACAAAAATCTGCTAGGTTCAATACTAGAAGGCGGCAAGCTGGTGGTAGATAATCAGGAATATTCGATTAGTTCCGTGGGAAATGTAGTAGAAAAAAATTTAACTGGACTGGGCCATATCACGATTTCTTTTGATGGTTCAAAAGAGGGGAGCCTTCCTGGTACACTCCATGTCGCAGCAGACCAAGCAGTAGTAATTGAAAAAGGCTCTACCATTCAGATTTTTGAAGTAGCTCAATTAGGATAA